A genomic region of Alligator mississippiensis isolate rAllMis1 chromosome 4, rAllMis1, whole genome shotgun sequence contains the following coding sequences:
- the AICDA gene encoding single-stranded DNA cytosine deaminase isoform X1 codes for MDSLLMKQKKFLYNFKNLRWAKGRHETYMCYVVKRRDSATSCSLDFGYLRNKSGCHVEVLFLRYISAWDLDPGRCYRVTWFTSWSPCYDCARHVADFLRAYPNLTLRIFVARLYFCEGRNAEPEGLRRLHRAGAHIAIMTFKDYFYCWNTFVENRERTFKAWEGLHENSVHLTRKLRRILLPLYEVDDLRDAFRTLGL; via the exons ATGGACAG cctcctgaTGAAGCAGAAGAAATTTCTTTATAACTTCAAGAACCTGCGCTGGGCCAAGGGCCGGCACGAGACCTATATGTGCTATGTGGTGAAGCGCCGGGACAGTGCCACCTCCTGTTCTCTGGACTTTGGATACCTGCGCAACAAG tCGGGCTGCCATGTGGAGGTGCTCTTCCTGCGCTATATCTCTGCCTGGGACCTGGATCCAGGGCGTTGCTACCGGGTCACTTGGTTTACCTCATGGAGCCCCTGCTATGACTGCGCCAGGCATGTGGCTGACTTCCTGCGGGCCTACCCCAACCTGACACTGCGCATCTTCGTTGCACGCCTGTACTTCTGCGAGGGACGTAAcgctgagccagaggggctgcGGCGTCTGCACCGTGCCGGGGCCCACATTGCCATCATGACCTTCAAag ATTACTTCTACTGCTGGAATACCTTTGTGGAGAACCGGGAAAGGACTTTCAAGGCCTGGGAGGGGCTGCACGAGAACTCTGTCCATCTCACCAGGAAGCTAAGACGGATCCTCTTG CCCCTATACGAAGTAGATGACTTACGAGAcgccttcaggaccctgggactCTGA
- the AICDA gene encoding single-stranded DNA cytosine deaminase isoform X2 yields MKQKKFLYNFKNLRWAKGRHETYMCYVVKRRDSATSCSLDFGYLRNKSGCHVEVLFLRYISAWDLDPGRCYRVTWFTSWSPCYDCARHVADFLRAYPNLTLRIFVARLYFCEGRNAEPEGLRRLHRAGAHIAIMTFKDYFYCWNTFVENRERTFKAWEGLHENSVHLTRKLRRILLPLYEVDDLRDAFRTLGL; encoded by the exons aTGAAGCAGAAGAAATTTCTTTATAACTTCAAGAACCTGCGCTGGGCCAAGGGCCGGCACGAGACCTATATGTGCTATGTGGTGAAGCGCCGGGACAGTGCCACCTCCTGTTCTCTGGACTTTGGATACCTGCGCAACAAG tCGGGCTGCCATGTGGAGGTGCTCTTCCTGCGCTATATCTCTGCCTGGGACCTGGATCCAGGGCGTTGCTACCGGGTCACTTGGTTTACCTCATGGAGCCCCTGCTATGACTGCGCCAGGCATGTGGCTGACTTCCTGCGGGCCTACCCCAACCTGACACTGCGCATCTTCGTTGCACGCCTGTACTTCTGCGAGGGACGTAAcgctgagccagaggggctgcGGCGTCTGCACCGTGCCGGGGCCCACATTGCCATCATGACCTTCAAag ATTACTTCTACTGCTGGAATACCTTTGTGGAGAACCGGGAAAGGACTTTCAAGGCCTGGGAGGGGCTGCACGAGAACTCTGTCCATCTCACCAGGAAGCTAAGACGGATCCTCTTG CCCCTATACGAAGTAGATGACTTACGAGAcgccttcaggaccctgggactCTGA